Proteins from a single region of Vicia villosa cultivar HV-30 ecotype Madison, WI unplaced genomic scaffold, Vvil1.0 ctg.000650F_1_1_1, whole genome shotgun sequence:
- the LOC131630124 gene encoding uncharacterized protein LOC131630124 codes for MATVARAVAVLAIARPSALLPGGGKTQRFLKFKPLCSSSSPSSRKLVLYSKPGCCLCDGLKEKLQAAFLLSGPHSLTDVDLQIRDITSNPEWEKAYQYEIPVLAKVLSDGTEETLPRLSPRLGVELLQKKIAAALGGQ; via the exons ATGGCGACGGTGGCACGCGCGGTGGCAGTCTTAGCCATAGCAAGACCCTCGGCGTTGTTACCCGGCGGCGGAAAAACTCAAAGATTTCTAAAATTCAAACCTCTTTGTAGTTCATCTTCACCTTCTTCTAGAAAACTGGTCCTTTACTCAAAACCCGGTTGCTGTTTGTGCGATGGTCTCAAAGAGAAGCTCCAAGCTGCATTCTTGCTCTCCGGTCCTCATTCTCTTACCGACGTCGATTTACAG ATAAGAGATATAACAAGTAATCCGGAGTGGGAAAAAGCTTATCAGTATGAGATACCTGTGTTGGCTAAAGTGCTTTCGGATGGAACTGAG GAAACTTTACCACGTTTGTCTCCTCGTTTAGGAGTGGAGCTACTCCAGAAGAAGATAGCCGCGGCCCTGGGAGGACAATAA
- the LOC131630123 gene encoding transmembrane emp24 domain-containing protein p24delta3-like encodes MAKSFNPSSRTQTALVLLLCFVSLFSLPQTKALWLNLPSSGTKCVSQEIQTHVVVLADYYVVAENIKGHPLPTISAKVTSPYGNNLHNNENVTQGQFAFTTTESGNYVACFWMSTKSLTGSSISLDWKTGISAKDWDSVAKQEKIEGVELELSKLDGAVKAIHQNLIYLKNRESEMREVSEATNGRVAWLSIMSLGVCVSVSVLQLWYLRRYFQKKKII; translated from the exons ATGGCAAAAAGCTTCAACCCAAGTTCTCGAACCCAAACCGCTCTGGTTTTGCTGTTATGCTTCGTCTCTCTTTTTAGCCTCCCTCAAACTAAGGCCCTTTGGTTAAATCTCCCAAGTTCGGGAACTAAGTGTGTGTCGCAGGAAATCCAAACACACGTCGTCGTTTTAGCTGATTACTATGTTGTTGCTGAGAATATCAAGGGTCATCCCCTTCCTACTATTTCTGCCAAG GTAACATCTCCATATGGAAATAATCTTCACAACAATGAAAATGTCACCCAAGGTCAGTTTGCATTTACAACTACTGAGAGTGGTAACTACGTTGCATGCTTTTGGATGAGTACTAAAAGTCTAACTGGTTCCTCAATCAGCCTTGATTGGAAAACTGGAATCTCTGCCAAAGATTGGGACTCTGTTGCAAAACAAGAAAAAATTGag GGAGTTGAacttgagctaagcaaacttgaTGGAGCAGTGAAAGCCATTCATCAAAATCTGATATATTTGAAGAATAG GGAATCGGAGATGAGGGAAGTTAGTGAAGCAACTAATGGTAGAGTTGCTTGGCTGAGTATAATGTCTCTTGGCGTATGTGTTTCGGTTTCGGTGTTGCAACTATGGTATCTGAGACGCTACTTTCAGAAAAAGAAGATTATCTAG